One Primulina huaijiensis isolate GDHJ02 chromosome 5, ASM1229523v2, whole genome shotgun sequence DNA segment encodes these proteins:
- the LOC140976618 gene encoding protein WHAT'S THIS FACTOR 1 homolog, chloroplastic, whose product MKKMAIACCCDVPVVSFQSHSLSKLPIYGININSTSKYLPQKKSILFKNLSVITCSSSRHKLVRDPRLDRHVAKQNKIRFVQKLKTLLLSKPKHFIPIHILHKCRSYLCLPKPLSMISMIHRYPTIFELFYIPVPPMPINATGPLAQLCVRLSPAAASLAKMESDLKKCMTASLVSKLQKLLMLASPYHRILLSKLVHLGPDLGLPVNFRSRLCNDHPDKFKVVNTSYGRALELVSWDSNLATIIPSHDEVESLGLIVDRPLKFEHLKLRKGLNVKRSHRDYLIKFKEVPDVCPYTTNVGNLVKESIEAEKRACAVVREILGMTVEKRTLVDHLTHFRKELALPNKMRGMLIRHPELFYVSIKGLRDSVFLVEGYSEKGALLEKDETLVLKDQLVELVLEGKRLRREKKREYLFGGADKCNDRTMDPQVDNVDYDDYDDGLDYLFQLDESGSEGGVQDLETEETIRMLEKEEFWTIETPSLDENGNGSGLVPW is encoded by the coding sequence ATGAAGAAAATGGCAATTGCTTGCTGCTGTGATGTACCAGTTGTTTCGTTTCAATCACACTCTCTGTCGAAGTTGCCTATATATGGAATAAACATCAATTCTACAAGTAAATATCTTCCTCAGAAAAAGAGCATCTTGTTCAAGAATCTGTCTGTAATCACATGTTCTTCATCTCGTCACAAGTTAGTACGTGATCCAAGGTTAGATAGGCATGTGGCGAAGCAGAACAAGATACGCTTTGTTCAGAAGCTTAAGACCCTCCTGCTTTCCAAACCGAAACACTTTATACCCATTCACATTCTCCATAAATGCCGTTCATACTTATGTTTACCCAAGCCGCTTTCTATGATATCAATGATTCATCGGTATCCGACCATTTTTGAGTTGTTTTATATCCCAGTACCGCCTATGCCGATTAATGCCACGGGACCACTTGCTCAGCTCTGTGTCCGCCTCTCGCCTGCTGCTGCATCCTTGGCGAAAATGGAAAGTGATCTCAAGAAATGTATGACTGCTTCTTTGGTTTCGAAGCTGCAGAAGCTCTTAATGCTTGCATCCCCATATCACCGGATTTTATTGTCGAAGCTGGTGCATTTGGGTCCTGATCTGGGTCTTCCTGTGAACTTCCGTTCACGCCTTTGCAACGATCATCCGGATAAGTTTAAAGTCGTGAATACTTCTTATGGACGTGCTCTCGAGCTTGTTTCTTGGGATTCGAATTTGGCTACCATTATTCCTTCGCATGATGAAGTTGAGTCTCTTGGACTCATAGTTGACAGGCCGTTGAAATTCGAACATCTAAAACTTCGTAAAGGGTTGAACGTCAAGAGGAGTCATCGTGATTATCTTATAAAGTTCAAGGAAGTACCGGATGTGTGTCCGTACACAACTAATGTTGGAAATTTGGTAAAAGAGTCAATTGAGGCAGAGAAGAGAGCCTGTGCTGTGGTGAGGGAGATTTTAGGAATGACTGTTGAGAAGAGGACTCTGGTGGATCATTTGACACATTTCAGGAAAGAATTGGCCCTACCAAACAAGATGAGAGGAATGTTAATTAGGCATCCCGAGTTGTTCTACGTGAGTATAAAAGGGCTAAGAGATTCGGTCTTTCTTGTGGAGGGATATAGTGAAAAGGGTGCACTTTTAGAGAAGGATGAGACATTGGTGTTAAAAGATCAGCTTGTTGAGCTGGTGCTAGAAGGGAAGAGGTTAAGAAGAGAGAAAAAACGGGAGTATCTTTTTGGTGGTGCCGATAAATGCAATGATCGAACCATGGACCCTCAAGTTGATAATGTggattatgatgattatgacGATGGTTTAGATTATTTATTCCAACTAGATGAATCTGGTTCAGAAGGTGGTGTGCAGGACCTTGAGACCGAAGAGACTATAAGGATGTTAGAGAAAGAGGAGTTTTGGACAATAGAGACGCCCTCACTTGATGAAAATGGGAATGGCAGTGGTTTGGTTCCATGGTAG